The candidate division WOR-3 bacterium sequence CCTATAAGGAGAAGGCAAAGACTTTTTATCCTGAAGTTATTGAATATATAAAGAAAAGGAGATGGGAAATTCCGCGACTTGGACAAATTCCTTTGAAAAAAGAATTAGATGAATTTTGCAAAAATAATAAGATATCTTAAAGATAGAAATGAAATTATAAATCCAAAAGTCAAAATTTCTTTTTATTCAAAAACTGGTAAAGTGGTGATAAGGGAAAAGAGGAAAAAGAAAAAATTGAGAAGAGGTAATTTCACGCCAAATTCTCATTAACAAGCAGAAATGCAAGAGATTTTCTGGAAAAGCTAAAATTATCCTAAAGATCCTCAGAGTAATGTTTTTGTAGAAAGATTTAATAGACTTTTCTACGAACATTTAATTGAGTGGAATTTAAAGGAGATTATTCAGCCTGATAAATTCAACTACTATTTGATGAATTACCTTCTATGGTATAATCCACAAAAACCACATTAAGCCCTTAACACTTTTTCACCCCTTGAATACTTTTTGAAAAATTATATAAGGAACAATTATTATTCTAATATGTATGTAAATCGTACACTCAATAATTCTATTATCTTTTTAAAATTTTTCAGAAAGATAAAACACTTTAAAATTATTTAATAAAACTTTATAAACCTCGTTTAAATAAAATGTTTTTTTCTTGGTTTGAATGTCTTTAATCTTCAACTTCTATCCCTAATTTTTGAAGAAATTCTTTTGCATCTTCAAAATCTATTTCTACTCCTTTTTTTGTGTCTCTCAATCCTCTGTAATAACCTGCAATATGAATTTCATTATATAAACTTTCAAATCTTCTTTTTAACTTCCCATCTTTATGTAATAAATATTTATTTATACAATCTCTGTATCCATCAACACTTTGAGGAAGTTTTTCTTTGTCTATTTTCCCTGTCTTTAATAATACATAATCAAGAGCCTTTAAAATAGAAAGCCATAAAGCTCCATAAGCCTCCTGAACATATTTTATTTCTTCATAATATTCTCCCTCATCATCCAAAGGAGATTTATTTAATGTTTCTTTTGCATTTTTATACAACTTTATTGCCTCTTCTTTTATTTTCTCTATTTCTTCTGGATTTATTTTTAAATTTTCCATACTTATATTATAATTCTTTTCAACATTTTTTGCAGATTTTCTTCAAATCCTATAATTGCTTTTATCCCTTTCCCAAAATCTTTTATTCTGAATATTTCAAAATTTTCTACCGGAACTATTAAAATCTATGATAATTTGAAAAAATTGAGATAAAATGGTGCTTACATGGTAATCACATTTTTGAGGTTTTTTTATCTAATTTACAGTTGATTAGTATATAAGTGATAAAGGGAACATAAAAAAGTTGAAATTTAAAAACTTTATGTTAATAAGTGTTGTTATTAAAGGATTGGTTATATAAGTATTTTAGGTTTAGAGGTATCGTTATGTTTGGGCTTTTGGTAAGTTTGTATCTGGTTTATTTCCTCGTCAGTGTGATTTAGTTGTTATTAATAATGTTTCATTTAGGTTGGAATTATTATTCTGGTATGGTGGCCTATGGGTTATAAAAGATTATTATGAAGTTTTACGATTCCTCTTGATAGGTTATATGATTTATTGAATAATGGCAGTGATTTAGTTTGGGAGAATGAAAGTAAGTTTTATTTATTCTGGCGTGATTTACTTTTTCTATCTGATTTATTTGTATTTGTTGAAAATTAAACTCATATAAAATTATAATAAAAAATAAAGGCTGGGTGCCGGGAAGTGGGTGAAAATCCCACACTGCCCCCGCAACCGTGAGGGACCGGAAAAGAGGTGTTTTCGGGGCTTTTGCCCGCCACTGGGAAATAAGGGTCTTTGCCTATCTTTTAGGCGAAGGCTTTTTTCCTGGGAAGGTGGAAAGCTCCTCTATGAAGGTCCCAAGTCGGGAGACCGACCCAGCTTTCAATTGCCCCGGGGTGGTGGGCTTTAAAGGGTAATATTCCCGACCGGGGAATATTTAAAAGGAGGTTTTTTGTGTTTAAAATTTTAATTCTTTTCCTTTTAAAACAATATCAAATATTTCCTTCTAAAGAAAAAACTTACACTGTGCCACCTATAGAAGTTTCTGCCAAATATCCTGAAAGTTTTCTAATAAGTAAAGGAACATCTTACCTTGTTGATTCCTCACTAATTGAAACTTTTAAATTTGACCCATCTCTCCTTAATCTTTCATTTTCTCCTTCTTTAATATTAAACAGTTACGGTTACCCCGGCTACCTTCAAACAGGTTTTATAAGAGGATTTTCCTCAACAAGAACAGGTATCTATCTTGAAGGATTTAAATTAAATTCAAGAACCTCCGGGTCTTTTAACCTTTCTCATTTATCAGGTTTTTCAGTATCTGGTATTGAAGTTCTTTCTTCTTCAGGTTCTTCTATATACGGTGAAAATGCTTTAAGCGGTGCACTTAATTTTAAACTTTTAAGAAAATCAGGATTTAATTTTAAAGGAGGAGCAGGGAATTTAAATACAACTCTTTTTTCAGGCTCTGCTGGATTGCCCTATACCAATTTTTACTTTGCTGACTATACCTCCATACCACCAGAGAAAAACAGGGATTCCCACTTTTCAAGATTCTTAAATATTTTTGAAAATGAAAATGTAAAATCCCTCTTTTTATATTCAAGAAACAGTATTGGAAACTTTTTTTCTGAAACAGGAAGAGAGAATGATGAATTTATCCTGACAGGTTTTAAATACCTATCAAGATATTTTGATTTTGGATATCAGTTTAAAAAGGATGGTGTGGAAATAAAGGATATCTTTTATAGTTCAAAGGATTACAGCATCTCTAATAGAATTTTCGGAGATTTATTTTTAAATACAGAATATTTGAAATTTAGAACAGGCTTTGAGTATGAAAAAGAATATTTAAAGGGAACTACTTTTGAAAATACGAGTCCAAAAGATGAAAGACTCTATCCTTATCTTACTTTGGATCTTATAATTCAGGGACTTATCCCTTATTTTGAATGTGGAAAAGAACTTAAAGGTTCTTTTAATACAGAAAGTCCCTTTGTTTATAGAGGGGGAATTATATTATTTAAAGAGTTAGGCTCAATTTACTTTAACTACTCAAAGGGCTTCAGGGCTCCTACCCTTTTAGATTTATATTGGCCATATGATGGATTTTCAAAAGGAAATCCTGATTTAAAACCTGAAACTTCAAAGGAAATTGAAGGTGGAATAAAAGTAATTGAAGATAAATCCCTTCTTTTAATTTCCTATTTTAAAAGAGAACTTGAAAATGGAATTACATGGAGCCTTGATGAGAATTTTGTTTATACCCCTCAAAACATTGAAAAAATAAAACTTCAGGGTTTTGAAGGTCTTATTAAAATTGAAAAAGTTCCCTTTATTTTTAGCCTGAATTTTATATTCTACAAAGAAAGAAAAAATATAGAAAATGACTCAGAAAAAACACTATTACTTATTCCCACTTACAATTCAGGTTTTCTTATTGGTTATAAAGAGAGGAATTTTTCTTTATCTTACAGATTGAGATTAATAGGACCTCATTATTCTATAGATCTATCTGATTATCAGGTTAAAAATGTGCAACATGCAATCTTTCAGGATTTATCCTTCACTTTAAAATTGAGTAAATTTATTAATATGTCTCTTGTATCAACGAATATAGATAATAAACCTTTTGAATTTCAAATTGGCTTTCCTCTTGAAAGAAGGAGAATTTATGTTTTTGCTGAATCAAATTTTTAGTTTAATTTTATTATTCGGGTTCGAGCCCCGAATCATTTCCCTTGCTCCAAGTATTACTGATTTTCTTATTAAATTGAATCTTGAAAATTTAATTGTTGGAAAAACATATCTTGACCCTGATTTTATAAAGGCTGAAGTTGTTTTACCCTCTTCAATGAAAATTTCAAAGGAAAAAATTTTGAGTTTAAAACCAACTCATATTATCTCTGCAGGTTTAATTCCAGAAGAGGAGTTATATTACTTTAAAAAAAACGGTATAAAAGTTTTAGATTTTAAATATGAAAGTATTTTTAGTCTTATTGAAACCTACATAGTTCTTGGCAAAGAATTTGAAATAGAAAAAAAAGCCTTAAATGAATTAAAAAGTTTTCTTGATACCTTATTTTTATTTAAAAATATAAAGAATAATAAAAAAGTTTTATTCATTCTTGATTTAACAAACGGAGTATGGTGTCCTGGGGAAAAAACCTTTATAGATGACTTAATTGAATGGACAGGATTTGATAATATATCTGATTTTTTTGAAGGTTATAAAATTGTATCAATTGAAAAAATTTTAAAAGAAGAACCTGATATTGTGATATTTAATTTTAAAAAGGGATATGAGGCTTTAAAAAATACACCTTTTAGAAATTTAAAATCAATAAGAGAAAAAAAATTTTATGAAGTTCCTGACCCAAATTATTTTTCAAGACCTTCTCCGCTTCTAATAAGAGCTCTAAAATTTCTTTCTAAAATTGAATAAAAAAAATTTAGTTCTATTTTTTGTTTTATTTTTAATTTTTATTATATCAATATTAATAGGTCCTGTTTTTTCTTTAGAAAAACAAATAATTTTTAATATAAGACTTCCGAGAATTCTTTCAGTCATTCTTTCAGGTGCGATGCTTTCAGTATCAGGTCTTTTAACACAAACACTGTTTAGAAATTCAATTGCAGAGCCCTATTTGCTTGGAATTTCAGCAGGTGCAGCTCTTGGAAGTTTTATTGGTAAAAATTTCATTCCCTATTTTCCTTATAATACTCAGATTTTTGCCTTTTTATTTTCCCAGATAATTGTTTTTTTGGTAATTTT is a genomic window containing:
- a CDS encoding ABC transporter substrate-binding protein, which translates into the protein MFLLNQIFSLILLFGFEPRIISLAPSITDFLIKLNLENLIVGKTYLDPDFIKAEVVLPSSMKISKEKILSLKPTHIISAGLIPEEELYYFKKNGIKVLDFKYESIFSLIETYIVLGKEFEIEKKALNELKSFLDTLFLFKNIKNNKKVLFILDLTNGVWCPGEKTFIDDLIEWTGFDNISDFFEGYKIVSIEKILKEEPDIVIFNFKKGYEALKNTPFRNLKSIREKKFYEVPDPNYFSRPSPLLIRALKFLSKIE
- a CDS encoding TonB-dependent receptor, translated to MFKILILFLLKQYQIFPSKEKTYTVPPIEVSAKYPESFLISKGTSYLVDSSLIETFKFDPSLLNLSFSPSLILNSYGYPGYLQTGFIRGFSSTRTGIYLEGFKLNSRTSGSFNLSHLSGFSVSGIEVLSSSGSSIYGENALSGALNFKLLRKSGFNFKGGAGNLNTTLFSGSAGLPYTNFYFADYTSIPPEKNRDSHFSRFLNIFENENVKSLFLYSRNSIGNFFSETGRENDEFILTGFKYLSRYFDFGYQFKKDGVEIKDIFYSSKDYSISNRIFGDLFLNTEYLKFRTGFEYEKEYLKGTTFENTSPKDERLYPYLTLDLIIQGLIPYFECGKELKGSFNTESPFVYRGGIILFKELGSIYFNYSKGFRAPTLLDLYWPYDGFSKGNPDLKPETSKEIEGGIKVIEDKSLLLISYFKRELENGITWSLDENFVYTPQNIEKIKLQGFEGLIKIEKVPFIFSLNFIFYKERKNIENDSEKTLLLIPTYNSGFLIGYKERNFSLSYRLRLIGPHYSIDLSDYQVKNVQHAIFQDLSFTLKLSKFINMSLVSTNIDNKPFEFQIGFPLERRRIYVFAESNF
- a CDS encoding DUF5618 family protein — protein: MENLKINPEEIEKIKEEAIKLYKNAKETLNKSPLDDEGEYYEEIKYVQEAYGALWLSILKALDYVLLKTGKIDKEKLPQSVDGYRDCINKYLLHKDGKLKRRFESLYNEIHIAGYYRGLRDTKKGVEIDFEDAKEFLQKLGIEVED